In the Streptomyces sp. f51 genome, one interval contains:
- a CDS encoding polyribonucleotide nucleotidyltransferase encodes MENETHYAEAVIDNGSFGTRTIRFETGRLAKQAAGSAVAYLDDDTMVLSATTASKKPKDQLDFFPLTVDVEERMYAAGKIPGSFFRREGRPSEDAILTCRLIDRPLRPSFKKGLRNEIQVVATIMALNPDHLYDVVAINAASASTQLAGLPFSGPVGGVRVALINGQWVAFPTHTELEDAVFDMVVAGRVLEDGDVAIMMVEAEATEKTITLVQGGAEAPTEEVVAAGLDAAKPFIKVLCKAQSDLAAKAAKPTGEFPIFLDYQDDVFEALTAAVKSELAQALTIAGKQDREAELDRVKEIAAEKLLPQFEGREKEISAAYRALTKKLVRERVIKDKVRIDGRGVTDIRTLAAEVEAIPRVHGSALFERGETQILGVTTLNMLRMEQQLDTLSPVTRKRYMHNYNFPPYSVGETGRVGSPKRREIGHGALAERAIVPVLPTREEFPYAIRQVSEALGSNGSTSMGSVCASTMSLLNAGVPLKAAVAGIAMGLISQEIDGQTHYVALTDILGAEDAFGDMDFKVAGTKEFVTALQLDTKLDGIPASVLAAALKQARDARLHILDVMMEAIDTPDEMSPNAPRIITVKIPVDKIGEVIGPKGKMINQIQEDTGADITIEDDGTIYIGAAQGSQAEAARATINSIANPTMPEVGERYLGTVVKTTTFGAFVSLLPGKDGLLHISQIRKLAGGKRVENVEDVLGVGSKVQVEIAEIDSRGKLSLIPVIEGEGDDDKKDDTDQ; translated from the coding sequence GTGGAGAACGAGACCCACTACGCCGAGGCCGTTATCGACAACGGTTCCTTCGGCACCCGCACCATCCGCTTCGAGACGGGCCGCCTGGCCAAGCAGGCCGCCGGCTCCGCCGTCGCGTACCTGGACGACGACACCATGGTGCTGTCGGCCACCACCGCTTCCAAGAAGCCCAAGGACCAGCTCGACTTCTTCCCCCTGACGGTGGACGTCGAGGAGCGGATGTACGCCGCGGGCAAGATCCCCGGCAGCTTCTTCCGCCGTGAGGGCCGTCCCTCCGAGGACGCGATCCTCACCTGCCGTCTGATCGACCGCCCGCTGCGTCCGTCCTTCAAGAAGGGCCTTCGCAACGAGATCCAGGTCGTCGCCACGATCATGGCGCTCAACCCCGACCACCTGTACGACGTCGTGGCGATCAACGCCGCCTCCGCGTCCACGCAGCTCGCCGGTCTTCCCTTCTCCGGCCCGGTCGGCGGCGTCCGCGTCGCGCTGATCAACGGCCAGTGGGTCGCGTTCCCGACGCACACCGAGCTCGAGGACGCCGTCTTCGACATGGTCGTCGCCGGTCGCGTCCTGGAGGACGGCGACGTCGCGATCATGATGGTCGAGGCCGAGGCCACCGAGAAGACCATCACGCTCGTCCAGGGTGGCGCCGAGGCGCCGACCGAGGAGGTCGTGGCCGCCGGTCTCGACGCCGCGAAGCCCTTCATCAAGGTCCTGTGCAAGGCGCAGTCGGACCTCGCCGCGAAGGCCGCCAAGCCGACCGGCGAGTTCCCGATCTTCCTGGACTACCAGGACGACGTCTTCGAGGCCCTGACCGCCGCGGTCAAGAGCGAGCTCGCCCAGGCGCTCACCATCGCCGGCAAGCAGGACCGCGAGGCCGAGCTGGACCGCGTCAAGGAGATCGCCGCCGAGAAGCTGCTCCCGCAGTTCGAGGGTCGCGAGAAGGAGATCTCCGCCGCGTACCGCGCGCTGACCAAGAAGCTGGTCCGCGAGCGCGTCATCAAGGACAAGGTCCGCATCGACGGCCGTGGCGTCACGGACATCCGTACGCTGGCCGCCGAGGTCGAGGCCATCCCGCGCGTGCACGGCTCGGCGCTGTTCGAGCGTGGCGAGACCCAGATCCTGGGCGTCACCACCCTCAACATGCTCCGCATGGAGCAGCAGCTGGACACCCTCTCCCCGGTGACCCGCAAGCGCTACATGCACAACTACAACTTCCCGCCGTACTCCGTCGGTGAGACGGGCCGCGTCGGCTCCCCGAAGCGCCGCGAGATCGGCCACGGCGCGCTCGCCGAGCGCGCGATCGTGCCGGTCCTGCCGACCCGCGAGGAGTTCCCCTACGCGATCCGTCAGGTGTCCGAGGCCCTCGGCTCCAACGGCTCGACGTCCATGGGCTCGGTCTGCGCCTCGACGATGTCGCTGCTCAACGCCGGTGTGCCGCTGAAGGCCGCCGTCGCGGGCATCGCCATGGGTCTCATCTCCCAGGAGATCGACGGCCAGACGCACTACGTCGCCCTCACCGACATCCTCGGTGCGGAGGACGCCTTCGGTGACATGGACTTCAAGGTCGCCGGCACCAAGGAGTTCGTGACCGCCCTCCAGCTCGACACCAAGCTGGACGGCATCCCCGCCTCCGTCCTGGCCGCGGCCCTCAAGCAGGCCCGCGACGCCCGCCTCCACATCCTCGACGTGATGATGGAAGCGATCGACACGCCGGACGAGATGTCCCCGAACGCCCCGCGGATCATCACCGTCAAGATCCCCGTGGACAAGATCGGTGAGGTCATCGGCCCCAAGGGCAAGATGATCAACCAGATCCAGGAGGACACCGGCGCCGACATCACGATCGAGGACGACGGCACCATCTACATCGGTGCCGCCCAGGGTTCGCAGGCCGAGGCCGCGCGCGCCACGATCAACTCGATCGCCAACCCGACCATGCCGGAGGTCGGCGAGCGCTACCTGGGCACCGTCGTGAAGACGACGACCTTCGGCGCGTTCGTGTCGCTGCTCCCGGGCAAGGACGGTCTGCTGCACATCTCGCAGATCCGCAAGCTCGCCGGCGGCAAGCGCGTGGAGAACGTCGAGGACGTCCTCGGTGTGGGCTCCAAGGTCCAGGTCGAGATCGCCGAGATCGACTCCCGCGGCAAGCTCTCCCTGATCCCCGTGATCGAGGGCGAAGGCGACGACGACAAGAAGGACGACACCGACCAGTGA
- the rpsO gene encoding 30S ribosomal protein S15 → MSLDAATKKQIISEFGQKEGDTGSPEVQVAMLSRRISDLTEHLKTHKHDHHSRRGLLILVGQRRRLLQYLAKKDIQRFRALVDRLGIRRGAAGGAK, encoded by the coding sequence GTGTCGCTCGACGCCGCTACGAAGAAGCAGATCATCAGCGAGTTCGGTCAGAAGGAGGGCGACACCGGCTCCCCCGAGGTCCAGGTCGCCATGCTCTCGCGCCGCATCTCGGACCTGACCGAGCACCTCAAGACGCACAAGCACGACCACCACTCCCGCCGTGGTCTGCTGATCCTGGTCGGTCAGCGTCGCCGCCTTCTCCAGTACCTGGCCAAGAAGGACATCCAGCGCTTCCGTGCGCTGGTCGACCGCCTGGGCATCCGCCGCGGTGCGGCCGGCGGCGCCAAGTAA
- a CDS encoding pitrilysin family protein, which yields MTSSSSTTTARTSSEARAVARTQTLIKGTNGIGTVRKTTLPGGLRVVTETLPSVRSATFGIWAHVGSRDETPSLNGATHYLEHLLFKGTSRRSALDISSAIDAVGGEMNAFTAKEYTCYYARVLDTDLPLAIDVVCDMLTGSLILEDDVNVERGAILEEIAMTEDDPGDCVHDLFAHTMLGDTPLGRPVLGTVDTVNALTADRIRRFYKKHYDPTHLVVACAGNVDHNKVVRQVRAAFEKAGAFKNAAAAPIAPRDGLRTIRTAGRVELLGRKTEQAHVVLGMPGLARTDERRWALGVLNTALGGGMSSRLFQEVREKRGLAYSVYSYTSGFADCGLFGVYAGCRPSQVPDVLKLCRDELDQVAEHGLSDDEIGRAIGQLQGSTVLGLEDTGALMNRIGKSELCWGEQMSVDDMLARIASVTPDEVRSVARDVLGQRPSLAVIGPVKDKQASRLHDAVA from the coding sequence GTGACGTCGAGTAGCTCCACGACGACGGCCCGCACCTCCTCGGAGGCGCGGGCCGTCGCCCGTACCCAAACCCTCATCAAGGGCACGAACGGTATCGGGACGGTCCGCAAGACCACCCTGCCCGGCGGGCTGCGCGTCGTCACCGAGACGCTCCCCTCCGTGCGCTCCGCCACGTTCGGCATCTGGGCGCACGTGGGCTCCCGCGACGAGACGCCGTCCCTGAACGGCGCCACGCACTACCTGGAGCACCTGCTCTTCAAGGGCACGAGCCGCAGGTCCGCGCTGGACATTTCCTCGGCGATCGACGCGGTCGGCGGCGAGATGAACGCGTTCACGGCCAAGGAGTACACGTGCTACTACGCACGCGTGCTCGACACCGACCTGCCGCTGGCCATCGACGTCGTCTGCGACATGCTCACCGGCTCGCTCATCCTCGAGGACGACGTCAACGTCGAACGCGGCGCCATCCTCGAAGAGATCGCGATGACCGAGGACGACCCGGGCGACTGCGTGCACGACCTGTTCGCGCACACCATGCTCGGCGACACCCCTCTCGGCCGTCCGGTCCTCGGCACCGTCGACACCGTCAACGCCCTCACCGCGGACCGCATCCGCCGCTTCTACAAGAAGCACTACGACCCGACGCACCTCGTCGTCGCCTGCGCGGGCAACGTCGACCACAACAAGGTCGTACGCCAGGTCCGTGCCGCCTTCGAGAAGGCCGGCGCCTTCAAGAACGCGGCGGCGGCCCCCATCGCCCCGCGCGACGGCCTGCGCACGATCCGCACCGCGGGCCGCGTCGAGCTCCTCGGCCGCAAGACCGAACAGGCCCACGTCGTCCTCGGCATGCCGGGCCTGGCCCGCACCGACGAGCGCCGCTGGGCCCTCGGCGTCCTGAACACCGCCCTCGGCGGCGGCATGTCCTCGCGCCTGTTCCAGGAGGTCCGCGAGAAGCGCGGCCTGGCCTACAGCGTGTACTCGTACACCTCGGGCTTCGCCGACTGCGGCCTCTTCGGCGTGTACGCGGGCTGCCGCCCGAGCCAGGTCCCCGACGTCCTCAAGCTGTGCCGCGACGAGCTCGACCAGGTCGCCGAGCACGGTCTCTCGGACGACGAGATCGGCCGTGCCATCGGCCAGCTCCAGGGCTCCACGGTCCTCGGCCTGGAGGACACCGGCGCGTTGATGAACCGCATCGGCAAGAGTGAGCTGTGCTGGGGCGAGCAGATGTCGGTCGACGACATGCTCGCCCGGATAGCGTCGGTCACCCCGGACGAGGTCCGCTCCGTCGCCCGGGACGTCCTCGGACAGCGGCCCTCGCTGGCGGTCATCGGCCCGGTCAAGGACAAGCAGGCGTCCCGGCTGCACGACGCGGTCGCGTAA
- a CDS encoding DUF397 domain-containing protein, whose protein sequence is MAEEADNDVKARKEREKDELYALDISGAEWQSAPGTEQHEERVEIAHLPGGAVAMRSSLDPGTVLRYTEAEWEAFVLGARDGEFDLEPAPHAGGPAE, encoded by the coding sequence ATGGCCGAGGAAGCGGACAACGACGTCAAGGCGCGCAAGGAGCGGGAGAAGGACGAGCTCTACGCCCTCGACATCTCGGGCGCCGAATGGCAGAGCGCGCCGGGCACCGAGCAGCACGAGGAGCGGGTCGAGATCGCGCACCTGCCCGGGGGCGCGGTGGCCATGCGGTCGTCGCTCGACCCGGGGACGGTCCTGCGGTACACGGAGGCGGAGTGGGAGGCCTTCGTGCTCGGCGCCCGGGACGGCGAGTTCGATCTGGAGCCCGCGCCGCACGCGGGTGGCCCGGCGGAGTAG
- the dapB gene encoding 4-hydroxy-tetrahydrodipicolinate reductase produces the protein MSKLRVAVLGAKGRIGAEAVRAVEAAEDMELVAALGRGDKLETLVEAGTQVVVELTTPASVMGNLDFCVRHGIHAVVGTTGWTEERLAQLGTSLAASPETGVLIAPNFSIGAVLTMKFAEVAAPYFESVEVVELHHPNKVDAPSGTATRTAQLIAAARERAGRAPQPDATVTALDGARGADVDGVPVHAVRLRGLLAHQEVLLGGEGETLTIRHDSLHHSSFMPGILLGARRVVTTPGLTFGLEHFLDLG, from the coding sequence ATGAGCAAGCTGCGCGTGGCGGTCCTCGGTGCCAAGGGCCGGATCGGAGCCGAGGCGGTACGAGCCGTCGAGGCCGCCGAGGACATGGAGCTGGTGGCCGCGCTGGGCCGCGGTGACAAGCTGGAGACGCTGGTCGAGGCCGGCACCCAGGTCGTGGTCGAGCTGACCACCCCGGCCTCGGTGATGGGCAACCTCGACTTCTGCGTCCGGCACGGCATCCACGCCGTGGTCGGCACCACCGGCTGGACCGAGGAGCGGCTCGCGCAGCTCGGCACCTCGCTCGCCGCCTCCCCGGAGACGGGCGTGCTCATCGCGCCCAACTTCTCCATCGGAGCCGTCCTGACGATGAAGTTCGCCGAGGTCGCCGCCCCGTACTTCGAGTCCGTCGAGGTCGTCGAGCTGCACCACCCGAACAAGGTGGACGCACCCAGCGGCACCGCCACGCGCACCGCTCAGCTCATCGCCGCGGCCCGCGAGCGCGCGGGCCGCGCCCCGCAGCCCGACGCCACGGTGACCGCCCTGGACGGCGCCCGCGGCGCCGACGTCGACGGCGTCCCCGTGCACGCGGTCCGGCTGCGCGGCCTCCTGGCCCACCAGGAGGTCCTGCTCGGCGGCGAGGGCGAGACCCTGACCATCCGCCACGACTCCCTCCACCACAGCAGCTTCATGCCGGGCATCCTGCTCGGCGCCCGCCGCGTGGTGACCACCCCGGGCCTCACCTTCGGCCTGGAACACTTCCTCGACCTCGGCTGA
- the thyX gene encoding FAD-dependent thymidylate synthase, with the protein MTDNPADDFKLFFRSDVTVELIKHTASDADVLFAARVSTAGEQSLEELQKDPERSKGLINYLMRDRHGSPFEHNSMTFFVSAPIFVFREFMRHRVGWSYNEESGRYRELEPVFYVPGEDRKLVQQGRPGKYEFVQGTAEQHRTVTAAMEESYRQSYAAYQEMLAAGVAREVARATLPVGLFSSMYATCNARSLMHFLGLRTQHELAKVPSFPQREIEMVAEKMEAEWARLMPLTHAAYNANGRVAP; encoded by the coding sequence GTGACCGACAACCCGGCCGACGACTTCAAGCTCTTCTTCCGCAGCGATGTCACCGTCGAGCTGATCAAGCACACGGCCTCCGACGCCGACGTGCTGTTCGCCGCCCGTGTCTCCACCGCAGGCGAGCAGTCGCTGGAGGAGCTTCAGAAGGACCCGGAGCGCTCCAAGGGTCTGATCAACTACCTGATGCGGGACCGCCACGGCAGCCCCTTCGAGCACAACTCGATGACCTTCTTCGTCAGTGCCCCGATCTTCGTGTTCCGCGAGTTCATGCGGCACCGCGTGGGCTGGTCGTACAACGAGGAGTCGGGCCGCTACAGGGAGCTGGAGCCGGTCTTCTACGTTCCTGGCGAGGACCGCAAGCTGGTCCAGCAGGGGCGTCCCGGCAAGTACGAGTTCGTCCAGGGCACCGCGGAGCAGCACCGGACCGTCACCGCGGCCATGGAGGAGTCCTACCGGCAGTCCTACGCCGCCTACCAGGAGATGCTGGCCGCCGGCGTCGCCCGTGAGGTCGCCCGGGCCACCCTGCCGGTCGGTCTCTTCTCCTCGATGTACGCCACCTGCAACGCGCGTTCCCTGATGCACTTCCTCGGGCTGCGCACCCAGCACGAGCTCGCCAAGGTGCCGTCGTTCCCGCAGCGGGAGATCGAGATGGTCGCCGAGAAGATGGAGGCCGAGTGGGCCCGGCTCATGCCTCTCACGCACGCGGCCTACAACGCCAACGGGCGCGTGGCGCCGTAA
- the dapA gene encoding 4-hydroxy-tetrahydrodipicolinate synthase, translating to MAPTSTPQTPFGRVLTAMVTPFTADGGLDLDGAQRLATHLVDAGNDGLIINGTTGESPTTSNAEKSELVRAVLEAVGDRAHIVAGVGTNDTRHSIELARDAERAGAHGLLTVTPYYNKPPQEGLYRHFSAIADATELPVMLYDIPGRSGVPINTETLVRLAEHPRIVANKDAKGDLGRASWAIARSGLAWYSGDDMLNLPLLSVGAVGFVSVVGHVVTPELRAMLDAYLSGDVQKATEIHQKLLPVFTGMFRTQGVMTTKAALALQGLPAGPLRAPMVELSPEETTQLKIDLGAGGVEL from the coding sequence ATGGCTCCGACCTCCACTCCGCAGACCCCCTTCGGGCGGGTCCTCACCGCCATGGTCACGCCCTTCACGGCGGACGGCGGACTCGACCTCGACGGCGCTCAGCGGCTCGCGACCCACCTGGTGGACGCAGGCAACGACGGCCTGATCATCAACGGCACCACCGGTGAGTCCCCGACCACCAGCAACGCGGAGAAATCGGAGCTCGTGCGGGCCGTGCTGGAGGCGGTGGGCGACCGCGCCCACATCGTCGCCGGCGTCGGCACGAACGACACCCGCCACAGCATCGAGCTCGCCCGCGACGCCGAGCGCGCCGGCGCGCACGGCCTGCTCACCGTCACGCCGTACTACAACAAGCCCCCGCAAGAGGGCCTGTACCGCCACTTCTCGGCCATCGCCGACGCGACCGAACTGCCGGTCATGCTCTATGACATCCCCGGCCGCAGCGGCGTACCGATCAACACCGAAACCCTGGTGCGACTCGCCGAGCACCCGCGTATCGTCGCCAACAAGGACGCCAAGGGGGACCTCGGCCGAGCCAGCTGGGCGATCGCCCGCTCCGGCCTCGCCTGGTACTCGGGCGACGACATGCTGAACCTGCCGCTGCTCTCCGTCGGCGCGGTGGGCTTCGTCTCCGTGGTCGGTCACGTCGTCACCCCTGAACTGCGCGCGATGCTCGACGCGTATCTCTCGGGGGACGTCCAGAAGGCCACAGAGATCCACCAGAAGCTGCTTCCCGTCTTCACCGGCATGTTCCGCACCCAGGGCGTCATGACGACCAAGGCCGCGCTCGCCCTCCAGGGCCTGCCCGCCGGTCCGCTCCGCGCCCCGATGGTCGAACTGTCGCCCGAGGAGACCACCCAGCTCAAGATCGATCTTGGCGCCGGCGGGGTAGAGCTCTAA
- a CDS encoding SCO5717 family growth-regulating ATPase, translating into MNSDRDGIRGGWATPGDDQSDAESAVETTGEFTIDYAPPAWYTQNASGGSGDSGGTGDSRAPGDAGDSEAPKEPEDQAPSAVADGPNGSEDVPGADPGARDSGYGDLESGATMRFSAVALKREIAERAVSEDAGTEEPDITDTPLAGSGDDDTEAEEAVGAVDGDGDDQGDGGGVPSEAEAPSEPVAVAEAPSEPVAVAEVPGAPVAPVQSEHEGPSGQSTDAEPGTGPAAAPVVDPVLAYQSLEAASQSQRAGVADVQVDRGAPAGAVVASPGAGAGADAGADPAERDGEAQGPATGPVEPRPADDEAAVLADDFRIQNASPRDAAPQDPSPRDPEPRDAEHQNPMAVDGEPRDAVPAAGPEQRVDVQDAPPAWAPPPLPQGGLPPLPPAYQPAAPASAPQWPASTEPAPDARTRVPDQVPMPQQPPAAPAPGAPFQPPAAQAPAPGQPFRPAAPVPAPGQPFQPPAPQPAPPAWSSPGVPGPAGGPHGPAPAQPTGFEHAVPAPQQAQPPVPQAPSPEAPAPAAPQQGTYGFPQPDASDQAPAPQGTYGFPQPGTPDQAPAPQSGYGFPQGSYGFPQPGAPSPAQVPAPAPAPAPAQAAPHTQAPGYGFPQNAPAPVQDQQAAVQPAPAPGYGFPQPGTSPQDQQAAEPAPGYGFPQPHQQVPAPAAPPHPASAQPQSPQPQPPHQPGPPPAQQQPAAPAAPVDPRTGTAWPQPVRHDQRQPVNPGAAPLGYTAAVELSSDRLLNNKRQKVKSGRPAAASSRFKLGGKKEEAERQRKLELIRTPVLSCYRIAVISLKGGVGKTTTTTALGSTLATERQDKILAIDANPDAGTLGRRVRRETGATIRDLVQAIPFINSYMDIRRFTSQAPSGLEIIANDVDPAVSTAFNDEDYRRAIDVLGKQYPIILTDSGTGLLYSAMRGVLDLADQLIIISTPSVDGASSASTTLDWLSAHGYADLVARSITVISGVRETGKMIKVDDIVSHFETRCRGVVTVPFDEHLAAGAEVDLDMMRPKVREAYFNLSALVAEDFARHQQSHGLWTNDGNPPPVAAPPMPGQYVPGQQIPGQQVPGQYAPGQQVPGQYAPGQPAPGQVPQPSQPQPQPQAEQSYGQPGQPYPQQPGRPYQQAPAPGQGYPQLPQPEQQFQPGQPGQPYPPHPGQTPPPPAPPQQ; encoded by the coding sequence GTGAACAGCGATCGGGACGGGATCCGCGGGGGCTGGGCCACGCCCGGCGATGACCAGTCCGACGCCGAGTCCGCCGTCGAGACGACGGGCGAGTTCACCATCGACTACGCGCCGCCCGCCTGGTACACGCAGAACGCCTCGGGCGGCTCCGGCGATTCGGGGGGCACGGGCGACTCGCGGGCACCGGGCGATGCGGGGGACTCGGAGGCTCCGAAGGAACCGGAGGACCAGGCGCCCTCGGCAGTGGCCGACGGCCCGAACGGTTCCGAGGACGTCCCCGGCGCCGATCCCGGTGCGCGGGACTCCGGGTACGGAGATCTCGAGAGCGGCGCGACGATGCGGTTCTCCGCTGTCGCCCTGAAGCGTGAGATCGCGGAGCGGGCGGTCTCCGAGGACGCCGGGACCGAGGAACCGGACATCACGGACACGCCCTTGGCCGGCTCCGGCGACGATGACACGGAGGCCGAGGAAGCGGTCGGCGCCGTAGACGGTGACGGTGACGACCAGGGTGACGGGGGCGGGGTACCGAGCGAGGCCGAGGCGCCGAGCGAACCCGTGGCCGTGGCGGAGGCACCGAGCGAACCCGTAGCCGTGGCGGAGGTGCCGGGTGCGCCCGTGGCCCCTGTCCAGTCCGAGCACGAGGGTCCGTCGGGGCAGTCGACGGACGCCGAGCCCGGCACCGGTCCCGCTGCCGCTCCCGTCGTCGATCCCGTACTCGCCTACCAGTCGCTGGAGGCGGCCTCCCAGTCCCAGCGCGCCGGCGTGGCCGACGTACAGGTGGACCGGGGCGCCCCGGCCGGTGCCGTCGTCGCTTCCCCGGGAGCCGGGGCAGGTGCGGACGCGGGCGCCGACCCGGCCGAGCGTGACGGTGAGGCCCAGGGCCCGGCCACCGGTCCGGTGGAACCGCGCCCGGCCGACGACGAGGCCGCCGTGCTCGCCGACGACTTCCGGATCCAGAACGCCTCCCCTCGGGACGCCGCTCCCCAGGACCCTTCACCTCGCGACCCGGAACCCCGGGACGCCGAGCACCAGAACCCCATGGCGGTGGACGGCGAGCCCCGGGACGCGGTGCCCGCCGCCGGTCCCGAGCAGCGTGTGGACGTGCAGGACGCGCCCCCCGCCTGGGCTCCGCCGCCGCTGCCTCAGGGTGGCCTGCCTCCGCTGCCGCCCGCCTACCAGCCCGCGGCCCCCGCGTCGGCTCCGCAGTGGCCCGCCAGTACGGAGCCCGCTCCCGACGCGCGGACCAGGGTGCCGGACCAGGTGCCGATGCCTCAGCAGCCGCCCGCGGCACCGGCACCGGGGGCGCCGTTCCAGCCCCCGGCAGCGCAGGCCCCCGCGCCCGGCCAGCCCTTCCGGCCGGCCGCGCCGGTGCCCGCGCCCGGGCAGCCGTTCCAGCCGCCGGCGCCACAGCCCGCGCCGCCGGCGTGGTCCTCCCCCGGTGTTCCCGGTCCCGCGGGCGGGCCTCACGGGCCCGCGCCCGCGCAGCCGACCGGATTCGAGCACGCCGTACCGGCTCCGCAGCAGGCCCAGCCCCCGGTACCGCAGGCCCCCTCCCCCGAGGCACCTGCCCCGGCCGCGCCGCAGCAGGGGACCTACGGCTTCCCCCAGCCCGATGCTTCGGACCAGGCACCCGCCCCGCAGGGAACCTACGGCTTCCCCCAGCCCGGCACCCCGGACCAGGCACCCGCCCCGCAGAGCGGCTACGGCTTCCCCCAGGGCAGTTACGGCTTCCCGCAGCCCGGCGCGCCCTCCCCGGCCCAGGTACCCGCTCCGGCACCGGCGCCGGCACCCGCACAAGCGGCCCCGCACACCCAGGCTCCCGGCTACGGCTTCCCGCAGAACGCCCCGGCCCCCGTCCAGGACCAGCAGGCCGCCGTTCAGCCCGCCCCCGCCCCGGGGTACGGGTTCCCGCAGCCCGGCACCTCGCCCCAGGACCAGCAGGCGGCCGAGCCGGCTCCCGGTTACGGGTTCCCGCAGCCGCATCAGCAGGTCCCGGCACCGGCCGCCCCGCCTCACCCGGCATCGGCCCAGCCGCAGAGCCCGCAGCCGCAGCCCCCGCACCAGCCGGGCCCCCCGCCCGCGCAGCAGCAGCCCGCCGCGCCGGCCGCCCCCGTCGACCCGCGGACCGGTACGGCCTGGCCCCAGCCCGTACGGCACGACCAGCGGCAGCCGGTCAATCCCGGCGCGGCCCCGCTGGGATACACCGCGGCGGTCGAGCTGTCGTCCGACCGGCTGCTCAACAACAAGCGGCAGAAGGTCAAGAGCGGTCGCCCGGCCGCCGCGTCCTCGCGCTTCAAGCTGGGCGGGAAGAAGGAGGAGGCGGAGCGGCAGCGCAAGCTGGAGCTGATCCGGACCCCGGTGCTCTCCTGCTACCGGATCGCCGTCATCAGCCTGAAGGGCGGTGTCGGCAAGACGACCACGACCACCGCGCTCGGCTCCACGCTCGCCACCGAGCGCCAGGACAAGATCCTCGCCATCGACGCCAACCCGGACGCCGGCACGCTCGGCCGCCGGGTGCGGCGCGAGACCGGTGCCACCATCCGCGACCTCGTCCAGGCGATCCCGTTCATCAACTCGTACATGGACATCCGGCGGTTCACCTCCCAGGCGCCCTCCGGTCTGGAGATCATCGCCAACGACGTCGACCCGGCCGTGTCGACGGCCTTCAACGACGAGGACTACCGGCGCGCGATCGACGTCCTGGGCAAGCAGTACCCGATCATCCTCACCGACTCCGGCACGGGTCTGCTGTACAGCGCCATGCGCGGGGTGCTCGACCTCGCCGACCAGCTCATCATCATCTCGACGCCGTCGGTGGACGGGGCGAGCAGCGCCAGTACAACGCTGGACTGGCTGTCGGCGCACGGGTACGCGGATCTCGTCGCGCGGTCGATCACCGTGATCTCCGGAGTCCGCGAGACCGGCAAGATGATCAAGGTGGACGACATCGTCAGCCATTTCGAGACGCGCTGCCGCGGTGTCGTGACCGTGCCGTTCGACGAGCACCTGGCCGCGGGTGCCGAGGTGGACCTCGACATGATGCGGCCCAAGGTGCGCGAGGCGTACTTCAACCTGTCCGCGCTGGTCGCCGAGGACTTCGCGCGGCACCAGCAGTCGCACGGGCTGTGGACCAACGACGGCAACCCGCCGCCGGTGGCCGCGCCGCCGATGCCGGGCCAGTACGTTCCCGGACAGCAGATCCCCGGACAGCAGGTGCCCGGACAGTACGCCCCCGGGCAGCAGGTTCCGGGACAGTACGCCCCTGGGCAGCCCGCGCCCGGGCAGGTCCCCCAGCCGTCGCAACCTCAGCCGCAGCCTCAGGCCGAGCAGTCGTACGGACAGCCCGGACAGCCCTACCCGCAACAGCCGGGCCGGCCCTACCAGCAGGCGCCGGCGCCGGGACAGGGATACCCCCAACTGCCGCAGCCGGAGCAGCAGTTCCAGCCCGGTCAGCCCGGTCAGCCCTATCCGCCGCACCCGGGGCAGACCCCGCCGCCTCCGGCGCCCCCGCAGCAGTAG